In Microcoleus sp. FACHB-68, the following are encoded in one genomic region:
- a CDS encoding superoxide dismutase → MSLKRRNFLFLAGASIGAITAGACGASGENAATSSQNTNAGTATQPKSAATIAQNTTVIELPPLPYDYKALEPHIDAKTMEFHHDKHHAAYVKNLNTALDKHPELKNKSVEEMLRDLNSVPEDIRTTIRNNGGGHINHSMFWRIMKPKGGGEPTGAIANAIKQNFGSFEAFKKQFNEAGSKQFGSGWAWLVRSRDGKLQVINTPNQDSPLMQGLYPIMGNDVWEHAYYLNYQNRRADYLDAWWNVINWEEINQRLAQATA, encoded by the coding sequence ATGAGCTTAAAACGTCGGAATTTTTTGTTTTTAGCGGGAGCGAGTATTGGCGCAATCACAGCCGGTGCTTGCGGTGCGTCTGGAGAAAATGCCGCCACATCATCGCAGAATACCAATGCCGGCACAGCAACCCAGCCAAAAAGCGCAGCAACAATTGCTCAGAATACAACGGTGATCGAACTGCCGCCTTTACCTTACGATTACAAAGCATTAGAGCCACATATTGACGCGAAAACGATGGAGTTTCATCACGATAAACACCATGCCGCTTACGTCAAAAACCTCAACACCGCACTTGATAAACACCCAGAATTGAAAAATAAAAGTGTTGAAGAGATGTTGCGCGATCTTAATAGCGTCCCAGAAGATATTCGCACAACCATTCGCAATAATGGTGGAGGTCATATAAACCATAGTATGTTTTGGAGAATCATGAAACCCAAGGGGGGTGGAGAACCCACCGGCGCGATTGCAAATGCCATTAAGCAGAACTTTGGCAGCTTTGAAGCGTTTAAAAAACAATTTAATGAAGCAGGGAGTAAACAATTCGGCAGTGGTTGGGCGTGGCTTGTACGCTCTCGTGATGGCAAACTTCAAGTGATTAATACACCCAACCAAGATAGCCCTTTAATGCAAGGTTTGTACCCGATTATGGGTAACGATGTTTGGGAACACGCCTATTATCTAAATTACCAAAACCGCCGTGCCGATTATCTCGATGCGTGGTGGAATGTGATCAACTGGGAGGAAATCAATCAACGACTAGCACAAGCAACCGCTTAA